Proteins from a single region of Neodiprion virginianus isolate iyNeoVirg1 chromosome 4, iyNeoVirg1.1, whole genome shotgun sequence:
- the LOC124301923 gene encoding inositol hexakisphosphate and diphosphoinositol-pentakisphosphate kinase 2 isoform X7: MSYTELEYGYQDLKNATRPVFYVGDINPGQSPLVGQSSSSIYHSSVRDLPKGCLSEDGCMGSTNSLDGEGKQVLVGVCAMAKKSQSKPMKEILTRLEEFEYLKIIVFPEEVILKEPVEDWPIVDCLISFHSKGFPLDKAIQYASLRNPFIINNLRMQYDIQDRRRVYAILNGEGIEIPRYAVLDRDSADPKHHELVESEDHVEVNGITFNKPFVEKPVSAEDHNIYIYYPTSAGGGSQRLFRKIGSRSSVYSPESRVRKTGSYIYEDFMPTDGTDVKVYTVGPDYAHAEARKSPALDGKVERDSEGKEIRYPVILSNAEKLISRKVCLAFKQTVCGFDLLRANGQSFVCDVNGFSFVKNSNKYYDDCAKILGNMILRELAPTLHIPWSVPFQLDDPPIVPTTFGKMMELRCVVAVIRHGDRTPKQKMKVEVRHPKFFEIFAKYDGYKHGHVKLKRPKQLQEILDTARSLLTEIQHRAAGPELEEKQGKLEQLKSVLEMYGHFSGINRKVQMKYQPKGRPRGSSSDDDRFGEPSLVLILKWGGELTPAGRIQAEELGRIFRCMYPGGQGRHLSGEYAGAQGLGLLRLHSTFRHDLKIYASDEGRVQMTAAAFAKGLLALEGELTPILVQMVKSANTNGLLDNDCDSSKYQNMVKTRLHELLQQDREFTREDREQINPGNALSINAAMNFVKNPVRCCQHVHVLIQKLMDIVRIKKDDPKTKDAILYHGETWELMGRRWGKIEKDFCTKKKRFDISKIPDIYDCIKYDLQHNNHTLQFDYAEELYIYSKYLADIVIPQEYGLTVQEKLTIGQGICTPLLKKIRADLQRNIEETGEETVNRLNPRRILHFRYSHGVSSPGRHVRTRLYFTSESHVHSLLTVLRYGGLLDVVKDEQWRRAMEYVSMVSELNYMSQIVVMLYEDPTKDPSSEERFHVELHFSPGVNCCVQKNLPPGPGFRPHSRNESNHNLGEAGSGAEGSSQCSTRIEEEDSELSILDDNTNSPVTNSNTSPMETDEGNLALDGESPKASKTIDMMDLDPIIDEPFDSGFLQSSAPIPISARTVAGHEAARLGSQLAASQRQRRELEAAGINEPRARSYDHQRQEKTVKPAEKVQYQSLDAVNKEADCCQKSLKQETDLNVANHCENICKLSRVQKSLRRSFTLAHSLSSPNMPVTMVFNSNSSSSPLITFHRVPLASPGTVCAPIDETNSSYTVAKPQLLTQFKKYGRSYTEATLSNFKVCARRYRHSVSGQMTYFKMLGYNVSKKLTGSTNSLFSTAVISGSSSAPDLKDMVPQHASAVAAIDGFGGVPPIRPLETLHNALSLRQLDSFLEMMTSLSFFRTPASSPPKYPSPGGSVHGSFLQNLSIGSIGREYHSSDNEVIRNQLSPTSPNSAGWSSGAPSFLSSEPSSPAPTSAGECSMSTSLGSNDGMRVFNTAHEFPRTPDLNLDLNNICMGIDQGCRESRGSISFTDYYSNEDGQILKICQDDSCKLIKKSVCVDDATIIDNIDEDEDHTLTLRQSKVQKKQDIKFVFKQQENSNPVQPSCSYKKIGRFRVESMEVADDDVRMKDQVTVCTSNPKSVIQSVLVKEATIEGGRKISKPLFSNESDVDLQQTTEIRAISKSNYSKSEICPLSPLHSNAELDSDYRSFTPIEKELSTLDDLDNTRNSEVILTHPIPINGSRINKPSEPVLTLASSLNDGTNVKVGFDVDTEKAG; encoded by the exons ATGTCTTATACGGAATTAGAGTACGGCTACCAG GATCTGAAGAATGCAACAAGACCAGTCTTCTACGTAGGAGATATTAACCCAGGGCAATCCCCCCTCGTCGGTCAGTCCTCATCTTCGATCTACCATTCCTCGGTACGA GATCTGCCGAAAGGATGCCTAAGCGAAGATGGATGCATGGGAAGTACGAATTCTCTGGATGGTGAGGGAAAGCAAGTCTTGGTTGGTGTTTGTGCAATGGCCAAGAAGTCTCAGAGTAAACCTATGAAGGAGATCTTGACACGGCTTGAAGAGttcgaatatttgaaaatcattgtTTTTCCGGAAGAAGTCATACTTAAA GAACCTGTGGAAGACTGGCCGATAGTCGATTGCTTGATAAGTTTTCACAGCAAAGGTTTTCCGCTCGATAAAGCTATACAGTATGCCAGCTTACGAAATCCATTTATAATTAACAATCTGCGTATGCAATACGATATTCAG GATCGCAGACGAGTTTATGCGATACTCAATGGAGAAGGCATAGAAATACCGCGATACGCAGTCCTGGACAGAGATTCTGCAGATCCAAAGC ATCATGAACTGGTTGAATCGGAGGACCACGTCGAGGTGAATGGTATAACATTTAATAAACCGTTTGTTGAGAAGCCAGTATCTGCCGAAGATcataatatttacatatattatcCAACATCCGCGGGTGGCGGAAGTCAGAGATTATTTAGAAAG ATTGGCAGCCGCAGCAGCGTTTACTCACCAGAGTCTCGGGTCCGGAAAACTGGATCTTACATATATGAAGATTTCATGCCGACTGACGGCACTGACGTTAAAGTTTACACAGTTGGGCCCGATTACGCTCACGCCGAAGCAAGAAAGAGCCCGGCTCTGGATGGCAAAGTGGAACGGGACTCAGAGGGAAAGGAAATACGCTATCCCGTCATTCTTAGCAATGCTGAAAAACTTATAAGCAGAAAAGTATGCCTCGCCTTTAAGCAAACCGTTTGCGGGTTCGATTTGCTCAG AGCCAATGGTCAATCGTTTGTCTGTGACGTTAATGGATTcagttttgttaaaaattcgaaCAAGTATTATGACGATTGCGCGAAAATTTTGGGTAACATGATTCTCAGAGAACTGGCACCTACTCTTCACATTCCCTGGAGCGTTCCGTTTCAACTGGATGATCCACCCATTGTGCCCACTACATTTGGAAAAAT GATGGAGCTAAGATGTGTCGTTGCAGTTATCAGACACGGCGATAGAACTCCCAAGCAAAAAATGAAGGTCGAAGTTCGTCATCCCAA ATTTTTTGAGATCTTTGCCAAGTACGATGGTTACAAACACGGTCACGTCAAACTAAAGCGGCCCAAACAGCTTCAGGAGATTTTGGACACCGCACGTAGCTTGTTAACGGAGATTCAGCATCGTGCTGCTGGACCAGAGTTGGAAGAGAAGCAAGGAAAACTGGAGCAGCTGAAAAGTGTCCTAGAAAT gTATGGCCATTTTTCAGGAATTAATCGTAAGGTCCAGATGAAATATCAGCCTAAAGGCAGACCTAGAGGGAGCTCCTCAGACGACG ACAGATTTGGCGAGCCATCTTTGGTGCTGATTCTAAAGTGGGGCGGAGAGTTGACGCCAGCTGGACGCATCCAAGCCGAAGAACTTGGCCGTATATTTCGGTGCATGTATCCGGGAGGTCAAGGTAGACACCTTAGTG GAGAATATGCCGGTGCCCAAGGTCTGGGTCTCCTTCGACTGCACTCAACCTTTCGTCATGACTTGAAAATTTACGCCAGCGATGAAGGCAGAGTCCAAATGACGGCTGCAGCTTTCGCCAAGGGTCTACTTGCTTTGGAGGGCGAACTAACTCCCATTCTGGTACAGATGGTCAAAAGTGCCAACACCAATGGACTTTTGGACAACGATTGCGATAGCAGTAAATACCAAAACAT GGTAAAAACGCGACTGCATGAACTACTGCAACAGGATAGAGAATTTACCCGCGAAGATCGCGAGCAGATAAATCCCGGTAATGCTTTGAGCATAAATGCGGcaatgaattttgtaaaaaatccTGTAAGATGTTGTCAGCACGTTCACGTTCTTATACAGAAACTAATGGACATTGTCAGGATTAAGAAAGACGATCCCAAGACGAAAG ATGCTATTCTGTACCACGGGGAAACATGGGAATTAATGGGCCGCCGGTGgggtaaaattgaaaaagatttcTGCACTAAAAAGAAGAGGTTCGACATATCGAAAATCCCCGACATTTATGATTGCATTAAGTACGACCTGCAGCACAACAATCATACGCTTCAGTTTGATTATGCGGAAGAGCTCTACATATACTCAAAATATTTAGCTGATATTGTCATACCGCAG GAATATGGACTAACCGTTCAGGAAAAACTCACCATAGGACAAGGTATTTGCACACCTCTACTGAAAAAGATTCGAGCAGATCTTCAACGAAATATAGAGGAGACCGGCGAAGAAACTGTCAATAGATTAAATCCACG TCGTATCCTCCATTTCAGATACTCGCACGGAGTTTCAAGTCCTGGAAGGCACGTCAGAACGAGATTATACTTTACAAGCGAAAGCCATGTTCACTCCCTACTCACTGTACTGCGATATGGAGGATTACTTGAT GTGGTCAAGGACGAACAATGGCGACGCGCAATGGAGTACGTAAGCATGGTATCAGAATTGAATTACATGTCGCAAATCGTCGTTATGTTATACGAAGATCCAACAAAGGATCCAAGCAGTGAAGAGCGCTTCCATGTCGAGCTTCACTTTAGTCCCGGAGTGAACTGTTGTGTGCAGAAAAATCTTCCCCCGGGACCGGGTTTCCGGCCGCATTCGCGGAACGAGAGTAATCATAATCTC GGTGAGGCGGGATCAGGTGCAGAAGGCAGCTCTCAGTGCAGCACGCGAATCGAAGAGGAAGATTCCGAATTAAGTATCTTGGATGACAACACAAATAGCCCGGTTACAAATTCG AACACTTCACCGATGGAAACAGACGAAGGCAACTTGGCCTTGGATGGCGAGAGCCCGAAGGCGAGTAAAACTATCGATATGATGGACCTGGATCCCATAATCGACGAACCTTTCGATAGTGGCTTTCTACAGAGTTCGGCGCCAATTCCAATCAG CGCGAGAACAGTGGCGGGTCACGAAGCAGCTAGACTTGGCAGCCAGCTAGCAGCGAGTCAACGTCAACGTCGAGAACTGGAGGCAGCGGGTATCAATGAACCAAGAGCCAGAAGCTATGACCACCAGAGACaagaaaaaactgtaaaaC CTGCTGAGAAAGTGCAATATCAAAGTTTGGATGCAGTCAATAAGGAAG CCGATTGCTGTCAAAAGTCACTAAAGCAAGAAACTGATCTGAATGTTGCCAATCATTGCGAGAATATCTGTAAATTATCAAGGGTGCAAAAGTCATTGAGACGATCATTTACTCTAGCACACTCGCTCAGTTCACCCAATATGCCTGTAACCATGGTTTTCAATTCCAATTCATCTTCGTCTCCGTTGATAACTTTTCACCGAGTCCCTCTTGCCTCTCCCGGTACAGTCTGTGCTCCCATAGACGAAACAAATTCGTCTTATACCGTAGCCAAACCGCAATTATTGACGCAATTTAAGAAGTATGGCAGATCTTACACCGAAGCAACTTTGTCTAACTTTAAAGTGTGCG CAAGACGCTATCGTCACAGCGTCTCTGGACAGATGACCTACTTCAAGATGCTCGGATACAACGTTAGCAAGAAGCTTACCGGTTCTACAAACAGCCTGTTCAGCACAGCTGTTATCAGCGGATCGTCGAGCGCCCCGGACCTCAAGGATATGGTGCCTCAGCACGCCTCTGCTGTTGCAG CTATAGATGGATTCGGAGGCGTCCCACCAATCAGACCATTGGAAACATTGCATAACGCACTGTCTCTGAGACAGTTGGACTCGTTTCTAGAAATGATGACTAGCCTGTCTTTTTTCCGCACTCCGGCATCCTCGCCGCCTAAATATCCATCTCCAGGTGGATCTGTTCACGGGTCATTCCTCCAAAATCTAAGCATAGGCAGCATCGGTCGCGAATACCATTCCTCCGATAATGAAGTCATTAG AAATCAGCTGTCACCGACCAGTCCAAACA GCGCAGGTTGGAGCAGTGGAGCGCCATCTTTTTTGTCGTCGGAGCCATCTTCTCCTGCTCCTACGTCGGCGGGTGAATGTAGCATGTCTACCAGTCTCGGTAGCAATGACGG AATGCGCGTGTTCAATACGGCGCACGAATTTCCCAGAACACCAGATTTGAACCTAGACCTAAATAACATCTGTATGGGAATAGATCAAGGCTGCCGAGAAAGCCGTGGAAGTATATCTTTTACAGATTACTACAGTAACGAAGATGgccaaattttgaaaatctgccAAGACGATAGCTGTAAGCTCATCAAGAAATCAGTATGTGTTGATGATGCTACAATCATTGATAACATCGATGAAGACGAGGACCATACTTTGACATTGAGACAGAGCAAGGTGCAGAAGAAACAAGAcatcaaatttgttttcaaacagCAGGAAAATTCTAATCCGGTACAACCGAGTTgtagttataaaaaaattggaag ATTCCGTGTGGAAAGTATGGAAGTTGCGGATGATGACGTTAGGATGAAAGACCAGGTTACAGTGTGTACCAGCAATCCGAAAAGTGTGATCCAATCTGTGTTAGTCAAAGAGGCAACTATCGAAGGTggtagaaaaatatcaaaaccATTGTTCAGTAATGAGAGTGATGTTGATTTACAACAAACGACTGAAATACGGGCAATCTCCAAGAgcaattattcaaaatctgAAATCTGTCCTCTTTCACCACTACATTCGAATGCAGAACTTGACTCCGATTACCGGAGCTTTACTCCAATTGAAAAGGAACTTTCTACTTTGGATGATCTTGACAACACAAGAAACTCGGAGGTGATCCTCACCCATCCAATTCCCATCAATGGATCGAGAATTAACAAACCATCTGAACCTGTACTTACACTAGCGAGCAGTCTTAATGACGGTACAAATGTTAAAGTTGGTTTTGACGTTGATACCGAAAAAGCAGGTTAA
- the LOC124301923 gene encoding inositol hexakisphosphate and diphosphoinositol-pentakisphosphate kinase 2 isoform X11: MSYTELEYGYQDLKNATRPVFYVGDINPGQSPLVGQSSSSIYHSSVRDLPKGCLSEDGCMGSTNSLDGEGKQVLVGVCAMAKKSQSKPMKEILTRLEEFEYLKIIVFPEEVILKEPVEDWPIVDCLISFHSKGFPLDKAIQYASLRNPFIINNLRMQYDIQDRRRVYAILNGEGIEIPRYAVLDRDSADPKHHELVESEDHVEVNGITFNKPFVEKPVSAEDHNIYIYYPTSAGGGSQRLFRKIGSRSSVYSPESRVRKTGSYIYEDFMPTDGTDVKVYTVGPDYAHAEARKSPALDGKVERDSEGKEIRYPVILSNAEKLISRKVCLAFKQTVCGFDLLRANGQSFVCDVNGFSFVKNSNKYYDDCAKILGNMILRELAPTLHIPWSVPFQLDDPPIVPTTFGKMMELRCVVAVIRHGDRTPKQKMKVEVRHPKFFEIFAKYDGYKHGHVKLKRPKQLQEILDTARSLLTEIQHRAAGPELEEKQGKLEQLKSVLEMYGHFSGINRKVQMKYQPKGRPRGSSSDDDRFGEPSLVLILKWGGELTPAGRIQAEELGRIFRCMYPGGQGRHLSGEYAGAQGLGLLRLHSTFRHDLKIYASDEGRVQMTAAAFAKGLLALEGELTPILVQMVKSANTNGLLDNDCDSSKYQNMVKTRLHELLQQDREFTREDREQINPGNALSINAAMNFVKNPVRCCQHVHVLIQKLMDIVRIKKDDPKTKDAILYHGETWELMGRRWGKIEKDFCTKKKRFDISKIPDIYDCIKYDLQHNNHTLQFDYAEELYIYSKYLADIVIPQEYGLTVQEKLTIGQGICTPLLKKIRADLQRNIEETGEETVNRLNPRYSHGVSSPGRHVRTRLYFTSESHVHSLLTVLRYGGLLDVVKDEQWRRAMEYVSMVSELNYMSQIVVMLYEDPTKDPSSEERFHVELHFSPGVNCCVQKNLPPGPGFRPHSRNESNHNLGEAGSGAEGSSQCSTRIEEEDSELSILDDNTNSPVTNSNTSPMETDEGNLALDGESPKASKTIDMMDLDPIIDEPFDSGFLQSSAPIPISARTVAGHEAARLGSQLAASQRQRRELEAAGINEPRARSYDHQRQEKTVKPAEKVQYQSLDAVNKEADCCQKSLKQETDLNVANHCENICKLSRVQKSLRRSFTLAHSLSSPNMPVTMVFNSNSSSSPLITFHRVPLASPGTVCAPIDETNSSYTVAKPQLLTQFKKYGRSYTEATLSNFKVCARRYRHSVSGQMTYFKMLGYNVSKKLTGSTNSLFSTAVISGSSSAPDLKDMVPQHASAVAAIDGFGGVPPIRPLETLHNALSLRQLDSFLEMMTSLSFFRTPASSPPKYPSPGGSVHGSFLQNLSIGSIGREYHSSDNEVIRNQLSPTSPNSAGWSSGAPSFLSSEPSSPAPTSAGECSMSTSLGSNDGMRVFNTAHEFPRTPDLNLDLNNICMGIDQGCRESRGSISFTDYYSNEDGQILKICQDDSCKLIKKSVCVDDATIIDNIDEDEDHTLTLRQSKVQKKQDIKFVFKQQENSNPVQPSCSYKKIGRFRVESMEVADDDVRMKDQVTVCTSNPKSVIQSVLVKEATIEGGRKISKPLFSNESDVDLQQTTEIRAISKSNYSKSEICPLSPLHSNAELDSDYRSFTPIEKELSTLDDLDNTRNSEVILTHPIPINGSRINKPSEPVLTLASSLNDGTNVKVGFDVDTEKAG; the protein is encoded by the exons ATGTCTTATACGGAATTAGAGTACGGCTACCAG GATCTGAAGAATGCAACAAGACCAGTCTTCTACGTAGGAGATATTAACCCAGGGCAATCCCCCCTCGTCGGTCAGTCCTCATCTTCGATCTACCATTCCTCGGTACGA GATCTGCCGAAAGGATGCCTAAGCGAAGATGGATGCATGGGAAGTACGAATTCTCTGGATGGTGAGGGAAAGCAAGTCTTGGTTGGTGTTTGTGCAATGGCCAAGAAGTCTCAGAGTAAACCTATGAAGGAGATCTTGACACGGCTTGAAGAGttcgaatatttgaaaatcattgtTTTTCCGGAAGAAGTCATACTTAAA GAACCTGTGGAAGACTGGCCGATAGTCGATTGCTTGATAAGTTTTCACAGCAAAGGTTTTCCGCTCGATAAAGCTATACAGTATGCCAGCTTACGAAATCCATTTATAATTAACAATCTGCGTATGCAATACGATATTCAG GATCGCAGACGAGTTTATGCGATACTCAATGGAGAAGGCATAGAAATACCGCGATACGCAGTCCTGGACAGAGATTCTGCAGATCCAAAGC ATCATGAACTGGTTGAATCGGAGGACCACGTCGAGGTGAATGGTATAACATTTAATAAACCGTTTGTTGAGAAGCCAGTATCTGCCGAAGATcataatatttacatatattatcCAACATCCGCGGGTGGCGGAAGTCAGAGATTATTTAGAAAG ATTGGCAGCCGCAGCAGCGTTTACTCACCAGAGTCTCGGGTCCGGAAAACTGGATCTTACATATATGAAGATTTCATGCCGACTGACGGCACTGACGTTAAAGTTTACACAGTTGGGCCCGATTACGCTCACGCCGAAGCAAGAAAGAGCCCGGCTCTGGATGGCAAAGTGGAACGGGACTCAGAGGGAAAGGAAATACGCTATCCCGTCATTCTTAGCAATGCTGAAAAACTTATAAGCAGAAAAGTATGCCTCGCCTTTAAGCAAACCGTTTGCGGGTTCGATTTGCTCAG AGCCAATGGTCAATCGTTTGTCTGTGACGTTAATGGATTcagttttgttaaaaattcgaaCAAGTATTATGACGATTGCGCGAAAATTTTGGGTAACATGATTCTCAGAGAACTGGCACCTACTCTTCACATTCCCTGGAGCGTTCCGTTTCAACTGGATGATCCACCCATTGTGCCCACTACATTTGGAAAAAT GATGGAGCTAAGATGTGTCGTTGCAGTTATCAGACACGGCGATAGAACTCCCAAGCAAAAAATGAAGGTCGAAGTTCGTCATCCCAA ATTTTTTGAGATCTTTGCCAAGTACGATGGTTACAAACACGGTCACGTCAAACTAAAGCGGCCCAAACAGCTTCAGGAGATTTTGGACACCGCACGTAGCTTGTTAACGGAGATTCAGCATCGTGCTGCTGGACCAGAGTTGGAAGAGAAGCAAGGAAAACTGGAGCAGCTGAAAAGTGTCCTAGAAAT gTATGGCCATTTTTCAGGAATTAATCGTAAGGTCCAGATGAAATATCAGCCTAAAGGCAGACCTAGAGGGAGCTCCTCAGACGACG ACAGATTTGGCGAGCCATCTTTGGTGCTGATTCTAAAGTGGGGCGGAGAGTTGACGCCAGCTGGACGCATCCAAGCCGAAGAACTTGGCCGTATATTTCGGTGCATGTATCCGGGAGGTCAAGGTAGACACCTTAGTG GAGAATATGCCGGTGCCCAAGGTCTGGGTCTCCTTCGACTGCACTCAACCTTTCGTCATGACTTGAAAATTTACGCCAGCGATGAAGGCAGAGTCCAAATGACGGCTGCAGCTTTCGCCAAGGGTCTACTTGCTTTGGAGGGCGAACTAACTCCCATTCTGGTACAGATGGTCAAAAGTGCCAACACCAATGGACTTTTGGACAACGATTGCGATAGCAGTAAATACCAAAACAT GGTAAAAACGCGACTGCATGAACTACTGCAACAGGATAGAGAATTTACCCGCGAAGATCGCGAGCAGATAAATCCCGGTAATGCTTTGAGCATAAATGCGGcaatgaattttgtaaaaaatccTGTAAGATGTTGTCAGCACGTTCACGTTCTTATACAGAAACTAATGGACATTGTCAGGATTAAGAAAGACGATCCCAAGACGAAAG ATGCTATTCTGTACCACGGGGAAACATGGGAATTAATGGGCCGCCGGTGgggtaaaattgaaaaagatttcTGCACTAAAAAGAAGAGGTTCGACATATCGAAAATCCCCGACATTTATGATTGCATTAAGTACGACCTGCAGCACAACAATCATACGCTTCAGTTTGATTATGCGGAAGAGCTCTACATATACTCAAAATATTTAGCTGATATTGTCATACCGCAG GAATATGGACTAACCGTTCAGGAAAAACTCACCATAGGACAAGGTATTTGCACACCTCTACTGAAAAAGATTCGAGCAGATCTTCAACGAAATATAGAGGAGACCGGCGAAGAAACTGTCAATAGATTAAATCCACG ATACTCGCACGGAGTTTCAAGTCCTGGAAGGCACGTCAGAACGAGATTATACTTTACAAGCGAAAGCCATGTTCACTCCCTACTCACTGTACTGCGATATGGAGGATTACTTGAT GTGGTCAAGGACGAACAATGGCGACGCGCAATGGAGTACGTAAGCATGGTATCAGAATTGAATTACATGTCGCAAATCGTCGTTATGTTATACGAAGATCCAACAAAGGATCCAAGCAGTGAAGAGCGCTTCCATGTCGAGCTTCACTTTAGTCCCGGAGTGAACTGTTGTGTGCAGAAAAATCTTCCCCCGGGACCGGGTTTCCGGCCGCATTCGCGGAACGAGAGTAATCATAATCTC GGTGAGGCGGGATCAGGTGCAGAAGGCAGCTCTCAGTGCAGCACGCGAATCGAAGAGGAAGATTCCGAATTAAGTATCTTGGATGACAACACAAATAGCCCGGTTACAAATTCG AACACTTCACCGATGGAAACAGACGAAGGCAACTTGGCCTTGGATGGCGAGAGCCCGAAGGCGAGTAAAACTATCGATATGATGGACCTGGATCCCATAATCGACGAACCTTTCGATAGTGGCTTTCTACAGAGTTCGGCGCCAATTCCAATCAG CGCGAGAACAGTGGCGGGTCACGAAGCAGCTAGACTTGGCAGCCAGCTAGCAGCGAGTCAACGTCAACGTCGAGAACTGGAGGCAGCGGGTATCAATGAACCAAGAGCCAGAAGCTATGACCACCAGAGACaagaaaaaactgtaaaaC CTGCTGAGAAAGTGCAATATCAAAGTTTGGATGCAGTCAATAAGGAAG CCGATTGCTGTCAAAAGTCACTAAAGCAAGAAACTGATCTGAATGTTGCCAATCATTGCGAGAATATCTGTAAATTATCAAGGGTGCAAAAGTCATTGAGACGATCATTTACTCTAGCACACTCGCTCAGTTCACCCAATATGCCTGTAACCATGGTTTTCAATTCCAATTCATCTTCGTCTCCGTTGATAACTTTTCACCGAGTCCCTCTTGCCTCTCCCGGTACAGTCTGTGCTCCCATAGACGAAACAAATTCGTCTTATACCGTAGCCAAACCGCAATTATTGACGCAATTTAAGAAGTATGGCAGATCTTACACCGAAGCAACTTTGTCTAACTTTAAAGTGTGCG CAAGACGCTATCGTCACAGCGTCTCTGGACAGATGACCTACTTCAAGATGCTCGGATACAACGTTAGCAAGAAGCTTACCGGTTCTACAAACAGCCTGTTCAGCACAGCTGTTATCAGCGGATCGTCGAGCGCCCCGGACCTCAAGGATATGGTGCCTCAGCACGCCTCTGCTGTTGCAG CTATAGATGGATTCGGAGGCGTCCCACCAATCAGACCATTGGAAACATTGCATAACGCACTGTCTCTGAGACAGTTGGACTCGTTTCTAGAAATGATGACTAGCCTGTCTTTTTTCCGCACTCCGGCATCCTCGCCGCCTAAATATCCATCTCCAGGTGGATCTGTTCACGGGTCATTCCTCCAAAATCTAAGCATAGGCAGCATCGGTCGCGAATACCATTCCTCCGATAATGAAGTCATTAG AAATCAGCTGTCACCGACCAGTCCAAACA GCGCAGGTTGGAGCAGTGGAGCGCCATCTTTTTTGTCGTCGGAGCCATCTTCTCCTGCTCCTACGTCGGCGGGTGAATGTAGCATGTCTACCAGTCTCGGTAGCAATGACGG AATGCGCGTGTTCAATACGGCGCACGAATTTCCCAGAACACCAGATTTGAACCTAGACCTAAATAACATCTGTATGGGAATAGATCAAGGCTGCCGAGAAAGCCGTGGAAGTATATCTTTTACAGATTACTACAGTAACGAAGATGgccaaattttgaaaatctgccAAGACGATAGCTGTAAGCTCATCAAGAAATCAGTATGTGTTGATGATGCTACAATCATTGATAACATCGATGAAGACGAGGACCATACTTTGACATTGAGACAGAGCAAGGTGCAGAAGAAACAAGAcatcaaatttgttttcaaacagCAGGAAAATTCTAATCCGGTACAACCGAGTTgtagttataaaaaaattggaag ATTCCGTGTGGAAAGTATGGAAGTTGCGGATGATGACGTTAGGATGAAAGACCAGGTTACAGTGTGTACCAGCAATCCGAAAAGTGTGATCCAATCTGTGTTAGTCAAAGAGGCAACTATCGAAGGTggtagaaaaatatcaaaaccATTGTTCAGTAATGAGAGTGATGTTGATTTACAACAAACGACTGAAATACGGGCAATCTCCAAGAgcaattattcaaaatctgAAATCTGTCCTCTTTCACCACTACATTCGAATGCAGAACTTGACTCCGATTACCGGAGCTTTACTCCAATTGAAAAGGAACTTTCTACTTTGGATGATCTTGACAACACAAGAAACTCGGAGGTGATCCTCACCCATCCAATTCCCATCAATGGATCGAGAATTAACAAACCATCTGAACCTGTACTTACACTAGCGAGCAGTCTTAATGACGGTACAAATGTTAAAGTTGGTTTTGACGTTGATACCGAAAAAGCAGGTTAA